The Myxococcus virescens nucleotide sequence TGCCGACGAGCCCCGTGAAGGAGGAGCACCCATGAAGAGTGAGCGCCAGAAGATGCTGGATGGGGAGCTTTACGACCCGTTTGACGCGGAACTGGTAGCGGCTCGCATTCGCGCGCGGGACCTCTGCCAATCGCTCAATGCCACCCGCGAGGGCGAGCAGGAGGAGCGGCGGCGCATCCTCCAAGCGCTGGTCGGCGCAGGCGGCGAAACGGTGTGGATGCAGCCTCCTTTCTTCTGCGACTACGGCTCGAATATCGAGCTGGGGGAGCGCGTATTCTTCAACTTCAACTGCGTCGTGCTGGACGTGTGCAAGGTGCACATCGGCGACTACACGCTCTTCGGGCCTGGGGTGCAGATCTACACGCCCATGCACCCGTTCAACGCGGAGCTGCGGCGGAAGGAGGAGTACGGCAAGCCCGTCACCATCGGCTCGGATGTCTGGGTGGGCGGCGGGGCGATCATCCTGCCGGGCGTTCGAATCGGCTCGCGCGCAGTCATCGGTGCCGGCAGCGTCGTGACGAGGGACGTTCCTGACGGCGTGTTCGCCGCCGGGAACCCCTGCCGTGTCATCCGAGAGATCACGGAGTAGCCATCGCGTCAGGAGGCACGCTCGCGGGACGGGTTTTCGCCAGGGGCGCCGCGCGCTTAATGCCGGGGAATGAGCTTCTGGATCGTCGTTGCGGCGGTGCTCACCGCGTTGCTG carries:
- a CDS encoding sugar O-acetyltransferase, producing MKSERQKMLDGELYDPFDAELVAARIRARDLCQSLNATREGEQEERRRILQALVGAGGETVWMQPPFFCDYGSNIELGERVFFNFNCVVLDVCKVHIGDYTLFGPGVQIYTPMHPFNAELRRKEEYGKPVTIGSDVWVGGGAIILPGVRIGSRAVIGAGSVVTRDVPDGVFAAGNPCRVIREITE